A single Phalacrocorax aristotelis chromosome 18, bGulAri2.1, whole genome shotgun sequence DNA region contains:
- the TMEM132E gene encoding transmembrane protein 132E: MASPEKMHPGPAALLCCLCSLLLPAHAKGSAPSSKPAEPPGAVMLPVSYRLSNTRLAFFLKEVGASPVGNGSAPLQRAEPFVVFQTKELPVLNVTLGPFSTGLVLPKEQLQPSSTLEVPDRLTVNWKVRAFIIQPRLVANQPVVQVLFYIAGRDWDDFDVTDRLPCVQLHAFRDAREIKSSCRLRGSLATCLVQAELPHAWFGPPAVPLGRRKSPESLEVPGESQQAELYYTLHAPDGAGQCLGETAPRRGAGGARTEGPTQHPLLRIGSVSLLQPPPGQPMQEHRLDSNVFIRLPDKPLKPGEVLSILLYLMSNSTVEHFTLRVKAKKGVNLLSTKSRSGQWLVSSELLTGGKHSTATVDVARADSAGTRDGDSSSEIMQLDFEMENFTSQSVTRRIMWHIDYRGRNPPPDLEKVVTELTVIQRDIRAIVPLAMDTEIINTAILTGRTVAIPVKVIAIELSGIIVDVSAMVECKSNNEDIIKVSSSCDYVFVSGKESWGSMSARVTFTYEHLSAPLEMTVWVPKLPLHIELSDARLSQVKGWRVPILPDRRSVRDSEHEEDEEERKQSRGCALQYQHTTLQVFTQFHTTAAEGTGQVVTMLGPDWLVEVTDLVSDFMRVDDPRVAHMVDSFTLAGREPGTTLFKVVSPLMEAVLGETLVTVAEEKVSITDLKAQVVSSLSLSLHPSPGNSHTIIARTSVQQTLSFFKQEALLSLWISYSDGTTAPLSLYDPKDYNLVVSSLDEKVVSVTQDRAFPLVVAESEGAGELLRAELVICESCQKTKRKSVLFTALASVRVHFGSEEDPTYDYDHVSSKPGLAETGASTTLRAEVERKAEPSEDSRMSSASHPTEDFPTIPTGFVQVTRGLTDLEIGMYALLGVFCLAILVFLINCIVFVLKYRHKRIPPEGQTNMDHSHHWVFLGNGQPLRAHNDLSPQPESPGNPLENVQSCCHGDHHSSGSSQTSVQSQVHGRGDGSSGGSTRDQSEDPLNSPTSKRKRVKFTTFATLPSDELAYNSIPIADEEDLEWVCQDMGLQDPEELHNYIRRIKEIA; the protein is encoded by the exons ATGGCCTCTCCGGAGAAGATGCACCCCGGGCCGGccgccctgctctgctgcctctgctccctgctgctccccg CCCACGCCAAGGGGTCAGCCCCCAGCTCCAAGCCCGCCGAGCCCCCTGGTGCCGTCATGCTGCCTGTGAGCTATCGTCTGTCCAACACCCGCTTGGCCTTCTTCCTCAAGGAGGTGGGAGCCAGCCCGGTGGGCAACGGCAGTGCCCCACTACAACGCGCCGAGCCCTTCGTTGTCTTCCAGACCAAGGAGCTGCCTGTCCTCAATGTCACCCTGGGGCCCTTCAGCAcagggctggtgctgcccaaagagcagctgcagccctccaGCACCCTGGAGGTCCCTGACCGCCTCACCGTCAACTGGAAGGTGCGCGCCTTCATCATCCAGCCCCGGCTGGTGGCCAACCAGCCTGTGGTCCAAGTGCTCTTCTATATAGCCGGCCGGGACTGGGATGACTTCGACGTCACCGACCGGCTCCCCTGTGTGCAGCTCCACGCTTTCCGTGACGCCCGTGAGATCAAGAGCTCGTGTCGCCTGCGAGGCAGCTTGGCCACATGCCtggtgcaggcagagctgccccacGCCTGGTTCGGCCCCCCGGCCGTGCCGCTGGGCAGGCGGAAGAGCCCTGAGAGCCTGGAGGTGCCGGGCGAGAGCCAGCAAGCCGAGCTGTACTACACCCTGCATGCCCCTGATGGGGCTGGCCAGTGCCTTGGGGAGACAGcaccccgccgcggggccgggggggccagGACTGAGGGTCCCACGCAGCACCCGCTGCTGCGTATTGGCAGCgtcagcctcctgcagccccctcctgGGCAGCCCATGCAGGAGCATCGGCTGGACAGCAACGTCTTCATCCGCCTGCCTGACAAGCCCCTCAAGCCAGGCGAGGTGCTGAGCATCCTCCTTTACCTGATGTCCAACTCCACGGTGGAGCACTTCACGCTCAG GGTGAAGGCCAAGAAAGGTGTCAACCTGCTCAGCACCAAGTCGAGGAGTGGGCAGTGGCTGGTGAGCTCTGAGCTGCTGACGGGCGGCAAGCACTCCACCGCCACTGTCGATGTGGCCAGGGCAGACAGTGCCGGGACCAG ggatggtgactcctcCTCTGAGATCATGCAGCTGGATTTCGAGATGGAGAACTTCACCAGCCAGTCAGTAACGCGCCGCATCATGTGGCACATCGACTACCGGGGCCGCAACCCCCCGCCCGACCTGGAGAAGGTGGTGACGGAGCTGACAGTCATCCAGAGGGACATCCGGGCCATCGTGCCCCTGGCCATG GACACAGAGATCATCAACACAGCCATCCTGACAGGGCGGACAGTGGCTATTCCTGTGAAGGTCATCGCCATTGAGCTTAGTGGCATCATCGTGGACGTCTCAGCTATGGTCGAATGCAAGTCCAACAACGAAGACATCATCAAg GTCTCCAGCAGCTGTGACTACGTCTTCGTCAGCGGGAAGGAGTCATGGGGCTCCATGAGCGCCCGTGTCACCTTCACCTACGAGCACCTCTCTGCCCCACTGGAGATGACAGTGTGGGTGCCAAAACTGCCACTGCACATCGAGCTCTCAGATGCCCGGCTGAGCCAAGTGAAGGGCTGGAGGGTGCCAATCCTGCCGGACAGGAG GTCGGTGCGGGACAGCGAGCACGAGGAGGATGAAGAGGAGCGGAAGCAGAGCCggggctgtgccctgcagtACCAGCACACCACGCTGCAGGTCTTCACCCAGTTCCACACCACGGCAGCGGAGGGCACGGGGCAGGTGGTCACCATGCTGGGGCCCGACTGGCTGGTGGAGGTCACAGACCTGGTCAGCGACTTCATGCGCGTGGACGACCCGCGGGTGGCCCACATGGTGGACAGCTTCACACTGGCTGGGAGGGAGCCGGGCACCACACTCTTCAAG GTCGTGTCCCCGCTCATGGAGGCGGTGCTGGGGGAGACACTGGTGACAGTGGCAGAGGAGAAGGTCAGCATCACAGACCTGAAGGCCCAGGTGGTCTCCAGCCTCTCGCTGtccctccaccccagccccgGCAACAGCCACACCATCATTGCCCGGACGTCCGTGCAGCAAACCCTCAGCTTCTTCAAGCAG GAAGCGCTCCTGAGCCTGTGGATTTCCTACAGTGATGGCACCACAGCCCCCCTCTCGCTCTATGACCCCAAGGACTACAACCTGGTGGTGAGCAGCCTGGACGAGAAGGTGGTCTCGGTGACCCAGGATCGAGCATTCCCCTTGGTGGTGGCAGAGAGTGAGGGCGCGGGGGAGCTGCTGCGGGCCGAGCTGGTCATCTGCGAGAGCTGCCAGAAGACCAAGCGCAAGAGTGTGCTCTTCACAGCCTTGGCTAGTGTGCGGGTCCACTTTGGGTCTGAAGAGGACCCCACCTATGACTACGACCATGTGTCCAGCAAGCCGGGGCTGGCAGAGACAGGGGCGAGCACCACCCTGCGGGCAGAGGtggagaggaaagcagagccAAGTGAGGACAGTAGGATGTCCAGTGCATCTCACCCCACTGAGGACTTCCCCACTATCCCCACTGGCTTTGTCCAGGTGACCAGGGGGCTGACGGACCTGGAGATAGGCATGTACGCCCTCCTGGGGGTCTTCTGTCTGGCCATCTTGGTCTTCCTCATCAACTGCATTGTCTTTGTGCTGAAATACCGGCACAAACGCATCCCACCTGAAGGCCAGACCAACATGGACCATTCCCACCACTGGGTCTTCTTGGGCAATGGGCAGCCCTTGCGGGCTCACAATGACCTCTCCCCCCAGCCTGAGAGCCCTGGGAACCCCCTGGAAAATGTCCAGTCCTGCTGCCATGGGGACCACCACAGCAGTGGGAGCTCACAGACCAGTGTGCAAAGCCAGGTCCATGGTCGCGGGGACGGTTCCTCGGGGGGGTCCACGAGGGACCAGAGCGAGGACCCACTCAACTCGCCCACCTCCAAACGGAAGCGGGTGAAGTTCACCACCTTTGCCACGCTGCCCTCTGATGAGCTGGCCTACAACTCCATCCCCATCGCTGATGAGGAGGACTTGGAGTGGGTCTGCCAGGACATGGGGCTGCAAGATCCCGAAGAGCTTCACAACTACATCCGCAGAATCAAAGAGATCGCTTAa